One segment of Allorhodopirellula heiligendammensis DNA contains the following:
- a CDS encoding phosphate ABC transporter ATP-binding protein produces MISTDDLSIEYNGRTILRRATIAAEPGRVLALVGPSGCGKSSLLAALNQMTEIIPGASVCGTIKFNGQDIRDVFETSVHLRRHVGMIFQKPNPFPMSIRRNIELALHQHGKHSKPAINEITETVLRDVGLWEEVHSRLDRPALDLSGGQQQRLCIARALALQPQVLLMDEPCSALDPISAERVEQLIESMRGKYSVIIVTHNLAQARRIADHVAVFWMQDGVGEIIEQGETDAIFDASTNALVNAYLSGRKG; encoded by the coding sequence GTGATCTCTACCGACGATCTCTCAATCGAGTACAACGGCCGTACCATCCTGAGGCGTGCGACTATTGCCGCCGAGCCGGGGCGGGTGCTGGCACTGGTCGGCCCTTCGGGTTGTGGCAAGAGCAGCTTGTTGGCTGCACTCAATCAAATGACCGAGATTATCCCAGGGGCAAGCGTCTGCGGCACTATCAAGTTCAATGGGCAAGACATTCGAGATGTGTTTGAAACATCGGTTCACCTCCGCCGACATGTCGGCATGATCTTTCAGAAGCCGAACCCATTTCCGATGTCGATTCGCCGAAACATCGAGCTAGCATTGCACCAGCACGGCAAACATAGCAAGCCAGCTATCAATGAGATCACCGAGACGGTTCTTCGAGACGTCGGCCTATGGGAAGAGGTCCACAGCCGCCTAGACCGACCAGCACTGGATCTATCGGGAGGCCAGCAGCAGCGACTGTGCATCGCGAGAGCCCTCGCGCTACAGCCTCAGGTACTCCTGATGGACGAGCCATGCAGCGCTTTAGATCCAATTTCGGCGGAGCGAGTTGAGCAGCTGATCGAGTCGATGCGTGGAAAGTATTCCGTTATTATCGTCACACACAATTTGGCACAAGCTCGCCGGATCGCTGATCACGTCGCCGTGTTCTGGATGCAAGATGGTGTGGGAGAAATTATTGAGCAGGGTGAGACCGACGCGATTTTCGACGCGTCAACGAATGCCTTGGTGAATGCTTACCTTTCTGGGCGAAAGGGCTAG
- the pstA gene encoding phosphate ABC transporter permease PstA: MTSLPTTLYLHRRRDLLVTSVIWLAAGSVVTILGWILIDIGVRGLTHVSYAFLTEAVEDAGRAGGIGPILISTMLLLGVTLFIAIPLSLATAIELTEMIEQNSWFSRNLRRFLDVLAGVPSIVFGLFGNALFVITLELGYSILSGGLTLACMVLPLLVRTFEQAITAVPREYRFAAAALGLDRTATLFRVVLPAAAPGLMAGVVLSVGRALAETAALIFTAGYVARTPESLLDSGRSMSVHIYDMAMNVPGGGTQAYATACVLVAMLLAINGSTAILLRMAGLASRPGAGGQW; the protein is encoded by the coding sequence ATGACATCGCTGCCCACGACGCTCTATCTACATCGACGCCGCGATTTGTTGGTCACGAGCGTTATCTGGTTGGCAGCTGGATCGGTGGTCACGATTCTCGGTTGGATCCTGATCGACATTGGTGTTCGCGGATTGACTCATGTGAGCTATGCCTTTCTGACAGAGGCCGTAGAAGACGCTGGACGCGCCGGAGGCATTGGCCCAATCCTCATCTCCACCATGTTGTTGCTGGGCGTCACCTTGTTCATCGCGATTCCGCTCTCGTTGGCAACTGCCATCGAGCTGACCGAAATGATCGAACAAAACAGCTGGTTCTCACGAAACCTACGGCGATTCCTGGACGTCTTGGCCGGCGTGCCGTCGATTGTGTTTGGGCTCTTCGGAAATGCACTGTTCGTGATCACGCTTGAGCTGGGATACTCGATTCTCTCCGGTGGCTTGACACTCGCCTGCATGGTTCTGCCACTCCTGGTCCGTACTTTTGAGCAAGCGATCACCGCAGTTCCGCGTGAGTATCGCTTTGCTGCGGCCGCCCTTGGGCTTGATCGCACAGCGACACTTTTCCGAGTCGTTTTGCCAGCGGCAGCTCCCGGATTGATGGCCGGTGTCGTACTCAGTGTGGGCCGCGCTCTAGCAGAAACAGCCGCCTTGATATTCACCGCAGGCTACGTCGCACGCACTCCAGAGTCGCTGCTCGACTCAGGCCGGTCGATGAGCGTTCATATTTACGACATGGCAATGAACGTTCCCGGCGGGGGAACTCAGGCCTACGCCACCGCCTGCGTGCTTGTAGCCATGCTGCTCGCGATCAATGGATCGACCGCGATCCTTCTTCGAATGGCGGGTCTGGCTTCGCGTCCAGGTGCAGGAGGACAGTGGTGA
- the pstC gene encoding phosphate ABC transporter permease subunit PstC: protein MLRSDLLLKVACRVLAIAAAAIVLLVFGFLVRESAPALRSIGLFRFFTDASWHPLSGEFNFTPMIVATLLTSVGSVCIAAPLGIASAVFSNFYAPTWLASWHRRLVELLAGIPSVVFGLWGLVVLAPLVAAFGGSGQNLLTATIVLSLMVLPTIALLSDSTIASLPREWILGAAALGLDRWDTVSRLVLPAARRGIGSAVMLALTRALGETMAVLMVAGNIVEMPRSVLSPGRTLNGNIALELGYASASHRSVLFVSGLMLMLVVSVLVVGFSRRTRSPVG from the coding sequence ATGTTGCGCAGTGATCTGTTGCTCAAGGTAGCGTGTCGCGTACTAGCAATAGCAGCGGCGGCTATCGTGCTGCTTGTTTTTGGCTTTCTGGTACGGGAGTCCGCTCCCGCACTTCGGAGTATTGGCCTCTTCCGCTTTTTTACGGATGCCAGTTGGCATCCTCTGTCGGGAGAATTCAATTTCACGCCGATGATTGTCGCCACGCTTCTGACGAGCGTTGGTTCGGTTTGCATCGCTGCCCCCCTGGGCATTGCGTCAGCAGTTTTCAGCAACTTCTATGCACCAACTTGGTTGGCGAGTTGGCATCGACGCTTAGTCGAACTCTTGGCTGGAATCCCCTCCGTCGTGTTCGGACTATGGGGACTGGTTGTCCTCGCGCCGCTCGTCGCTGCGTTTGGAGGAAGTGGGCAGAATCTGCTTACGGCTACGATCGTGCTTTCCTTGATGGTTCTACCCACGATTGCCCTCCTGTCTGATTCCACCATCGCTTCGTTGCCGCGAGAGTGGATCTTGGGTGCCGCCGCGCTCGGACTGGATCGCTGGGATACGGTTAGTCGGCTCGTTCTGCCTGCAGCACGCCGCGGGATTGGTTCAGCGGTGATGCTCGCCCTGACGCGCGCGCTCGGAGAGACCATGGCAGTCCTGATGGTGGCAGGTAACATCGTCGAAATGCCACGATCCGTCTTGTCTCCTGGCCGAACACTGAATGGGAACATCGCATTGGAACTGGGCTATGCATCGGCGTCGCATCGATCGGTATTGTTCGTTAGCGGGCTAATGTTGATGCTGGTGGTGAGCGTCCTAGTCGTTGGATTCTCCCGGCGTACGAGGTCACCCGTTGGATAA
- a CDS encoding phosphate ABC transporter substrate-binding protein has protein sequence MTRTYLPILTAICLGITITGCGRNTSVGQIQNGQHHLEGRLTLTGSSTVAPLATEIAKRFEERHPSVRVDVQTGGSGKGITDARMGVADIGMASRELKPDENDLVSHQIAADGVGLIVHKSNPCSELSTDQIVAIYQDRLNNWKDVGGEDQEITVVHKAEGRATLELFLHYLDIENPTVKADVIVGDNEHAVKTVAGAKGSIGYVSIGTAEADIEAGVPIRLLPLGSIEASTANVANGTFPMGRLLNLITTASPSPLAAEFIHFCQSSDVHDLVKSQYFVPIASESNVAQ, from the coding sequence ATGACGAGAACTTATCTCCCAATACTGACTGCGATTTGTCTCGGTATTACAATCACAGGCTGCGGGCGAAACACATCTGTGGGGCAAATCCAGAACGGCCAACATCACCTCGAAGGGCGTTTAACGCTCACGGGTTCGAGCACCGTTGCTCCACTGGCGACGGAGATCGCGAAACGTTTCGAAGAACGGCATCCGAGTGTCCGCGTTGATGTACAAACCGGCGGCTCTGGGAAAGGAATCACCGATGCTAGGATGGGAGTGGCCGACATCGGTATGGCCAGTCGGGAACTCAAGCCCGATGAGAATGATCTCGTTTCGCATCAGATTGCCGCAGACGGTGTAGGGCTAATCGTCCACAAATCCAATCCGTGTAGCGAACTGAGCACAGACCAGATCGTTGCCATCTATCAGGACCGATTGAATAACTGGAAGGACGTCGGTGGGGAAGATCAGGAAATCACAGTGGTCCATAAAGCCGAGGGACGAGCGACGCTTGAGCTGTTTCTCCACTATCTCGACATCGAGAACCCGACCGTCAAGGCGGATGTCATTGTCGGCGACAACGAACACGCCGTGAAGACGGTGGCCGGTGCGAAGGGCTCCATTGGGTACGTCTCCATTGGGACGGCTGAGGCCGACATCGAAGCCGGAGTGCCGATTCGTTTGTTGCCGCTCGGTAGCATTGAAGCGAGCACTGCGAATGTAGCCAATGGCACCTTTCCGATGGGCCGTCTCTTGAATTTGATTACCACTGCGTCTCCGTCGCCATTGGCTGCGGAGTTCATCCACTTCTGCCAGTCATCGGACGTGCATGACCTAGTCAAGTCGCAATACTTTGTGCCCATCGCAAGCGAATCAAATGTTGCGCAGTGA
- a CDS encoding sulfurtransferase, whose amino-acid sequence MKILTLLLPLAIGLTSCSIALGQIAVISPPEAKALMQSVDPAQRPVVLDSRGGYKDYFRVHLPTAHHINFDTLRGTDRGIPVQYLPDDLTKLLLVRAGVDKDRTHLIYATGEVLPNDEILSASMVAYVLEKFGVKSIRILDGGLAEWQTRNLPTTQEYFGNPLGSLPADMNTAISIDLDELLRTKDRPDVVLVDARPHNEYIGEDDIWVRKGHIPGAISFHWARLMEDDNTHKFRSFASVQDQLKAAGLTGDKQIIVYCGTSREGSLLRFYLAHVAKFPNVRLYEGSWKEYASLKQYPAETTANSAAICTP is encoded by the coding sequence ATGAAGATCCTGACACTGCTACTACCATTAGCTATTGGCTTGACCAGCTGTTCCATTGCCCTGGGCCAGATCGCGGTCATTTCGCCGCCCGAGGCGAAGGCCCTGATGCAGAGCGTCGATCCAGCGCAGCGACCAGTCGTGCTGGATTCGCGAGGTGGATACAAGGATTATTTTCGAGTGCATTTGCCGACAGCGCACCATATTAACTTCGACACGCTACGCGGTACTGATCGTGGAATTCCCGTTCAGTACCTCCCTGACGACCTCACCAAACTGCTGCTCGTGCGAGCTGGCGTCGACAAAGATCGGACACACCTGATCTATGCGACCGGAGAAGTCTTGCCGAATGACGAAATTCTCAGCGCTTCGATGGTGGCCTACGTCCTGGAGAAGTTCGGCGTCAAGAGTATCCGAATTCTCGACGGCGGCTTGGCCGAATGGCAGACGCGCAATCTGCCGACCACGCAGGAGTACTTTGGCAATCCATTGGGAAGCTTGCCGGCTGATATGAACACGGCAATCAGCATCGATCTCGATGAGTTGTTGCGGACGAAGGATCGTCCCGATGTGGTGCTGGTCGATGCACGTCCCCACAATGAATACATCGGCGAAGATGACATCTGGGTTCGCAAAGGACACATCCCTGGCGCGATCAGTTTCCACTGGGCGCGGTTGATGGAAGACGACAACACGCACAAGTTCCGTTCGTTTGCCAGCGTTCAAGACCAGCTCAAAGCGGCAGGCTTGACGGGTGATAAGCAGATCATCGTGTACTGTGGAACCTCACGGGAAGGCAGTCTGCTGCGGTTCTACTTAGCTCATGTCGCCAAGTTCCCCAACGTTCGGCTCTACGAAGGATCCTGGAAAGAGTACGCATCCCTGAAACAGTACCCGGCCGAGACGACAGCAAACTCGGCGGCAATTTGTACGCCATAG
- a CDS encoding ArsR/SmtB family transcription factor — protein sequence MKPAFSVLGQDSGENISCASILKVLADETRLAVIEQLLEGPKSVSEINECLGVEPTLLSHHLKALRGARMVTGTREGRYVRYSLTPELLSRRKGKAIDLGCCTLSFT from the coding sequence ATGAAACCAGCATTTAGCGTTCTCGGACAGGACTCAGGAGAGAACATCTCGTGTGCAAGCATTCTCAAGGTGTTAGCTGATGAAACCCGATTGGCAGTCATTGAGCAGTTGCTTGAGGGACCGAAGTCCGTCTCAGAGATCAACGAGTGTCTTGGCGTAGAGCCGACTTTACTTTCACATCATTTGAAGGCTCTACGCGGGGCAAGGATGGTCACGGGAACTCGCGAGGGACGATACGTGCGTTACTCGCTCACGCCAGAGTTACTCAGTCGCCGCAAAGGAAAAGCAATCGACCTTGGTTGCTGTACTCTTTCGTTCACATGA
- a CDS encoding sulfatase-like hydrolase/transferase has translation MELIHPPRRPNILYIVADDQAPFDLKIYNPDSELDTPVIAQLAAEGMVIDGAHQMGAWCCGVCTPSRHMIMSGRTLWHVPDKPKLGRNPIALNPLHVPPDLADHTMAAVFNAAGYDTMRTCKKGNSYAAANAKFTVVHDAVKRGATDESGSAWHAKQVLNYLDQRKNSDDQDPFLIYFGFSHPHDTRDGKPELLAKYGAVDHREKSSLPPANPNQPKLPRNYLPKHPFNNTDMKVRDEVNVSGVWTNRDERTIRNELGREFACSENIDIQIGAVLEKLRQMGELENTYIFYTSDHGMAIGRHGLQGKQNLYEHTFRVPYVVKGPGIKPGSRAVGNIYHLDALATLCELAGIESPATSEGISFKKVLEGKQNTVRDILYGAYCGGAKPGIRCVKKGDWKLIRYESAEEGVRETQLFNLAENPDELLAAHHHPNVIALTGYTPTSHQVNLSSDPNYADKLHEMEQILLDEMRNHFDPYRFSGQPDDALDTTDTSNPPVGDSVPANKHNRDRLAK, from the coding sequence GTGGAATTGATTCATCCGCCGAGGCGGCCCAACATCCTGTACATTGTTGCGGACGATCAAGCGCCTTTTGACCTTAAAATATATAATCCGGATTCGGAGCTTGACACGCCGGTAATTGCCCAACTGGCTGCCGAAGGCATGGTGATCGATGGAGCCCATCAGATGGGCGCGTGGTGTTGCGGCGTATGTACTCCGTCGCGCCATATGATCATGTCCGGTCGCACTCTTTGGCATGTCCCGGACAAACCGAAACTTGGTCGAAATCCGATCGCTTTGAATCCCCTGCATGTGCCACCGGACCTGGCCGATCACACCATGGCAGCGGTTTTTAATGCCGCGGGGTACGACACGATGCGAACCTGCAAGAAAGGTAATAGCTACGCTGCTGCAAACGCGAAGTTCACGGTGGTTCATGATGCCGTCAAGCGAGGTGCCACTGATGAGTCAGGTAGCGCATGGCATGCGAAGCAGGTGCTCAACTATCTCGACCAACGTAAGAACTCCGATGACCAAGACCCATTTTTGATTTATTTCGGTTTTTCCCATCCTCACGATACCCGCGACGGGAAGCCTGAGCTGCTCGCTAAATATGGTGCCGTCGATCATCGAGAGAAGAGTAGCCTCCCTCCGGCGAATCCCAACCAGCCGAAGCTTCCGCGCAACTATCTCCCCAAGCACCCATTCAATAACACGGACATGAAGGTGCGCGATGAGGTGAACGTCAGCGGAGTTTGGACCAACCGTGATGAGCGCACCATTCGTAACGAGTTGGGCCGCGAGTTCGCATGTAGCGAAAATATCGACATACAGATCGGCGCAGTTTTAGAAAAGCTGAGGCAGATGGGTGAACTGGAGAATACCTATATCTTTTACACCTCCGACCATGGGATGGCGATCGGCAGGCACGGATTGCAGGGCAAGCAGAACCTCTACGAGCACACCTTTCGCGTTCCTTACGTGGTGAAGGGGCCCGGCATCAAACCAGGATCTCGTGCTGTCGGTAACATCTACCACCTCGATGCGCTCGCGACGCTATGCGAACTCGCTGGTATCGAATCGCCAGCGACGAGTGAAGGAATTAGCTTTAAGAAAGTGCTCGAAGGCAAACAGAATACGGTCCGCGACATTCTGTATGGCGCGTATTGCGGTGGTGCAAAACCTGGAATTCGTTGCGTCAAGAAGGGCGATTGGAAACTGATTCGCTATGAATCGGCCGAAGAAGGCGTGAGGGAAACCCAGCTGTTCAACCTGGCCGAAAACCCCGATGAGCTGCTGGCCGCACACCACCATCCCAACGTAATCGCGTTAACCGGCTACACACCAACTTCCCACCAAGTCAATCTCTCCAGTGATCCGAATTACGCTGACAAGCTTCATGAAATGGAGCAGATTCTGCTCGATGAAATGCGAAATCACTTTGATCCGTATCGCTTTTCCGGCCAACCGGATGATGCGTTGGATACAACCGACACTTCAAATCCCCCGGTAGGTGATAGCGTGCCGGCGAACAAGCATAATCGCGACCGGCTCGCCAAGTAG
- a CDS encoding sulfatase family protein — protein MRTRLTQILTIVLLLSIPLSGSAADLPAVGKRAGVKPRNVVFILTDDHSYDTMGFMNHPFLQTPNLDSIAANGVHLKNSFVTTSLCSPSRASILTGLYTHKHRVIDNNRLVPDGTRFFPEYLQQAGYSTAFIGKWHMGGSHDNPRPGFDHWVSFRGQGQYWPPHPDYTLNVDGKRVKQKGYITEELTDYAIDWMKEQQTSDKPFFLYLSHKAVHANFTPADQDKGAYADEDLSFLPRGEGVTAASNAPRWVRDQRNSWHGIDFPYHSDKGIDYLYRRYCETLLGVDDSVGRVLNQLKEMGLYDSTLVIYMGDNGFMWGEHGLIDKRVSYDASMRVPMMMQCPELYQGGTVVEDMIGNIDIGPTVMHAAGLQTPDYMDGMSFLDLPNSKDSKWRDYFLYVYYWEKNFPQTPTQFALRGDQYKYISYYGLWDVDELYDIQADPGETRNLIADPQFQPVAKKMERRLYEMLGDAGGMDIPMNQPAGGSQNKRWAEKEGLHAADFPAALVVEEPLNKEAQ, from the coding sequence ATGCGCACGCGACTGACCCAGATTTTGACGATTGTTCTCTTACTGTCGATTCCACTGAGCGGCTCGGCAGCAGACCTTCCCGCCGTGGGCAAGCGCGCCGGGGTCAAGCCGCGCAACGTGGTCTTCATTCTCACCGACGATCATAGCTACGACACCATGGGGTTCATGAATCACCCCTTTCTCCAAACCCCCAATCTGGATTCGATCGCCGCTAATGGTGTCCACCTAAAAAACTCGTTCGTCACCACGTCGCTTTGTTCACCAAGTCGCGCTTCCATCTTGACTGGTCTGTACACTCATAAACACCGGGTGATCGACAACAACCGTCTTGTGCCAGACGGAACTCGGTTCTTTCCGGAATACCTTCAGCAAGCCGGATATTCGACCGCCTTCATTGGCAAATGGCACATGGGAGGCAGCCATGATAACCCGCGGCCTGGGTTCGATCACTGGGTGAGCTTTCGCGGCCAGGGCCAATACTGGCCACCCCACCCCGACTACACGCTCAATGTCGACGGTAAACGCGTGAAACAAAAGGGATACATCACCGAAGAATTGACTGACTACGCGATCGACTGGATGAAGGAACAGCAGACCTCGGACAAACCCTTCTTTCTGTATCTGTCGCACAAAGCGGTGCATGCCAACTTCACCCCCGCCGACCAAGACAAAGGTGCCTACGCAGACGAGGACCTCAGCTTTCTGCCGCGTGGCGAGGGCGTCACCGCTGCAAGCAACGCACCACGCTGGGTTCGCGACCAACGCAACAGCTGGCATGGGATCGACTTCCCCTACCACAGCGACAAAGGGATCGACTACCTCTACCGCCGGTACTGCGAAACACTCTTGGGCGTCGACGATAGCGTTGGCCGCGTGCTCAATCAATTGAAAGAGATGGGACTCTACGATTCAACGCTAGTTATCTACATGGGAGATAACGGTTTCATGTGGGGCGAACATGGATTGATCGACAAGCGGGTTTCTTACGACGCATCTATGCGAGTTCCAATGATGATGCAGTGTCCCGAGCTATACCAAGGCGGTACCGTGGTGGAAGATATGATCGGCAATATCGACATTGGCCCCACGGTCATGCACGCTGCAGGATTGCAGACACCCGACTACATGGATGGAATGAGCTTTCTTGATCTTCCCAATTCGAAGGATAGCAAATGGCGTGACTATTTTCTGTATGTCTACTATTGGGAAAAGAATTTCCCGCAGACCCCAACGCAGTTCGCACTCCGCGGTGACCAGTACAAATACATCAGTTACTACGGCTTATGGGATGTGGACGAACTGTATGACATCCAAGCAGATCCAGGTGAGACACGCAACTTGATCGCTGATCCGCAGTTCCAACCGGTAGCTAAGAAAATGGAGCGGCGACTCTACGAGATGCTGGGCGACGCAGGCGGCATGGACATCCCTATGAACCAACCCGCTGGGGGATCACAGAACAAACGCTGGGCAGAAAAGGAGGGATTGCATGCCGCCGATTTTCCAGCAGCCCTCGTCGTGGAGGAACCACTCAACAAAGAAGCCCAGTAG
- a CDS encoding phytanoyl-CoA dioxygenase family protein, protein MPTNQQVADFHRDGYVLIPAVFDRDEMAGLLRYSKGDRALGAEAKTRQDASGGESRLAVRNELDEDSMYTAIACSRRVADPMEAFLGSEIYHYHHKMMLKEPRVGGAWEWHQDYGYWYNFGCLYPDMGSALLAVDRANRDNGCLQVLRGSHKMGRIDHGKAGQQVGADMQRVEQAMKHHELAYCEMQPGDVLFFHANLLHRSDKNESEHARWSLICCYNTRHNDPFITGKHASYSPLQRWDDARVRARLTSQQDAGL, encoded by the coding sequence ATGCCTACGAACCAACAAGTCGCAGACTTCCATCGCGACGGGTATGTTTTGATTCCTGCGGTTTTCGATCGTGACGAAATGGCCGGCTTGTTGCGGTATTCCAAGGGTGATCGCGCACTGGGTGCGGAAGCGAAAACGCGCCAGGATGCTAGCGGTGGTGAGAGTCGATTGGCGGTGAGGAACGAGCTCGACGAAGATTCGATGTATACGGCAATTGCGTGCTCACGCCGGGTCGCTGATCCAATGGAGGCATTTCTCGGTTCGGAAATCTACCACTATCATCACAAAATGATGCTGAAGGAGCCGCGAGTTGGCGGTGCATGGGAATGGCACCAGGATTATGGCTATTGGTACAACTTTGGATGCCTATATCCCGACATGGGCAGCGCACTGCTCGCAGTCGACCGAGCCAACCGAGATAATGGATGCCTGCAGGTGTTAAGGGGATCCCATAAGATGGGCCGGATCGACCACGGCAAGGCCGGCCAGCAGGTCGGCGCGGACATGCAGCGAGTCGAGCAGGCGATGAAGCATCATGAACTGGCGTATTGCGAGATGCAGCCCGGGGACGTGCTGTTCTTTCACGCCAATTTGCTGCACCGGAGCGACAAGAACGAGAGCGAACACGCTCGTTGGTCGCTGATTTGTTGTTACAACACTCGACACAACGATCCATTCATCACAGGCAAACATGCCAGTTACAGCCCATTGCAACGCTGGGATGACGCCCGCGTGCGAGCTCGGTTGACATCTCAACAGGATGCAGGTTTATGA
- a CDS encoding Gfo/Idh/MocA family protein, producing MTRIALLGAGLIGSFYTQALHGARSRDRVELVCSRSATNAAAFAAKWGVERWTTSIDEAVADERIDVVIVALPNDLHKQAVIAAAQAGKAVLCTKPLGRTAEEALQMLRAVEEAGVFHGYLEDLVYPPKTLKGLQSVQAGDLGRILWVRSRETHPGPHSDWFWDKERAGGGAIIDMGCHCIEIARSFIGKNVRPVEVVCWGDTQVHPIESEDHAVGMVRYEDGAIGQFEVSWAFRGGMDLRDEVAGTEGTLWMNHWLRTGMEMYTAKGTSRYVAEKSESNGGWLFPVGDEVAALGYSNMFTDMLDAIDQAREPTETFYDGYIVNAIMDASYRSIQTKRWEPIELPIWRGKKPHDDVGIVPDFDREHVLLKQERMPDGRVKLILRNKVTGELTHRFK from the coding sequence ATGACGCGAATCGCGCTGCTCGGGGCCGGGTTGATTGGCTCGTTCTACACACAGGCCCTGCATGGAGCGCGTAGCCGCGATCGGGTCGAGCTGGTGTGCTCTCGATCTGCAACCAACGCCGCTGCATTTGCTGCGAAATGGGGCGTCGAGCGTTGGACCACGAGCATTGACGAAGCCGTTGCCGATGAGAGAATCGATGTCGTGATCGTGGCCCTGCCCAATGATCTCCATAAGCAGGCCGTGATCGCAGCCGCCCAGGCGGGCAAAGCCGTCTTGTGCACCAAACCGCTTGGTCGCACGGCCGAGGAGGCATTGCAAATGCTGCGGGCGGTGGAGGAAGCGGGGGTGTTTCATGGTTACCTCGAGGATCTCGTCTACCCGCCTAAAACACTCAAGGGTCTGCAGTCGGTTCAGGCGGGCGACTTAGGAAGAATCCTATGGGTGCGATCGCGTGAGACGCATCCGGGACCTCACAGCGATTGGTTCTGGGACAAAGAGCGCGCCGGCGGCGGTGCGATTATCGACATGGGGTGTCACTGCATCGAGATTGCTCGCTCGTTTATCGGAAAGAATGTCCGACCGGTCGAAGTCGTGTGCTGGGGTGACACGCAAGTTCATCCCATCGAGTCGGAAGATCACGCGGTCGGTATGGTGCGATACGAAGATGGAGCGATCGGCCAATTCGAAGTCAGTTGGGCGTTTCGCGGCGGCATGGACTTGCGAGATGAAGTCGCGGGAACCGAAGGCACATTGTGGATGAACCATTGGCTGCGGACCGGAATGGAAATGTATACAGCGAAAGGGACGTCTAGATATGTTGCCGAAAAGTCCGAGAGCAACGGCGGTTGGCTGTTCCCGGTGGGCGATGAAGTGGCTGCGTTGGGGTACTCCAATATGTTCACCGACATGCTGGACGCGATCGACCAAGCACGCGAACCCACTGAGACATTCTATGACGGCTATATCGTCAACGCGATCATGGATGCAAGTTACCGGTCCATCCAAACGAAACGCTGGGAGCCGATCGAGCTACCGATTTGGCGTGGAAAGAAACCGCATGACGATGTGGGGATCGTCCCTGACTTCGACAGGGAGCACGTGTTGTTGAAACAAGAACGTATGCCTGATGGCAGAGTCAAATTGATCCTTCGCAACAAAGTAACCGGTGAACTCACTCATCGCTTCAAGTGA